One Persicobacter psychrovividus DNA window includes the following coding sequences:
- a CDS encoding M48 family metallopeptidase codes for MDAFLLKWIIVGVLLFNYIVEKWLSWLNGRHELQQVPQELEGLYDASERQRALAYHKALKQVGFWSGLLSLAITLTVIFTGLFGDLIALIHQYTDSAILETLAFFGIIAIFSDIISLPFEWYSTFRIEEKYGFNKMTPKTFWLDKLKGYIIGGLLAGALVSLLVAFVEGYGTAYWPVFWLVLVVFLFTMNVLYPTVIMPLFNKFTPLEDGQLRSAITNYAASVTFPLQNIFVMDGSKRSTKANAFFAGLGRFKRLVLFDTLMNELEEKEIVAVFAHEVGHFKKGHIYQGFLLGAIQMGLMIFLFFYMVTEPVFTEAMGGQGYAIGINLFVFSLLFSPLNYILGFFSNLLSRKNEYEADAFATHTHSGDDLISGLKKISTKSLSSLNPHPYFVALNYSHPPLLYRIRAIKAEENKKQLTQP; via the coding sequence ATGGATGCCTTTTTGTTGAAGTGGATTATTGTTGGGGTGCTCTTGTTTAATTATATCGTAGAGAAGTGGCTTTCGTGGTTGAATGGTCGTCATGAATTACAGCAAGTACCACAGGAGCTTGAAGGGCTATATGACGCCTCCGAACGTCAGCGGGCATTGGCTTACCATAAAGCATTGAAACAGGTCGGCTTCTGGTCGGGACTGCTTTCGCTGGCCATTACACTTACGGTGATTTTCACTGGCCTTTTTGGTGACCTGATCGCACTTATCCATCAATATACCGACAGTGCTATTTTAGAAACACTTGCTTTTTTTGGCATTATCGCGATCTTTTCCGACATTATTTCTTTGCCGTTTGAATGGTATTCTACCTTCCGTATTGAGGAAAAGTATGGGTTCAATAAGATGACCCCGAAAACCTTCTGGCTGGATAAACTCAAAGGCTATATCATCGGTGGTCTGCTGGCCGGCGCTTTGGTGTCGTTGTTGGTGGCTTTTGTAGAAGGTTATGGTACCGCTTACTGGCCGGTGTTCTGGTTGGTATTGGTGGTGTTCCTTTTTACTATGAATGTGCTTTACCCGACGGTAATCATGCCATTGTTTAATAAGTTTACACCGCTTGAAGATGGTCAGCTGCGTTCTGCCATCACCAATTACGCCGCTTCGGTTACCTTTCCTTTGCAGAATATATTTGTGATGGACGGCTCCAAGCGATCTACGAAGGCGAATGCTTTCTTTGCCGGATTGGGGCGTTTCAAAAGATTGGTATTATTTGATACGCTGATGAACGAGCTGGAAGAAAAAGAAATTGTTGCGGTATTTGCCCATGAGGTTGGCCATTTTAAAAAAGGACATATTTATCAGGGTTTTTTGCTGGGTGCCATTCAAATGGGACTGATGATTTTTCTGTTCTTTTACATGGTTACTGAACCCGTATTCACCGAAGCAATGGGTGGGCAGGGATATGCGATTGGTATTAATTTGTTTGTATTCAGCCTGCTGTTCTCTCCGCTGAATTATATCCTTGGTTTTTTCAGCAACCTGTTGAGCAGAAAAAATGAATACGAAGCAGATGCCTTCGCAACGCATACCCATTCGGGTGATGATTTAATTTCAGGTTTGAAAAAAATATCAACAAAAAGCCTGAGTAGTTTGAATCCCCATCCATATTTTGTAGCATTAAATTACTCTCATCCGCCGTTACTGTACCGAATTCGGGCAATAAAGGCGGAGGAAAATAAAAAACAACTTACTCAACCCTAA
- the yaaA gene encoding peroxide stress protein YaaA, which translates to MITIISPAKSQDFTIDIRTETASQPNFPKEAENLISALKKYKKEDLMSLMDISHNLAELNFDRYQNYQPAFNTENSRQALLAFKGDVYTGIDTSSLSDENLLFAQQHLRILSGLYGYLQPLDLIQPYRLEMKIKLPAKGKNNLYEFWDDRITKALNKDLKAQKSPVLINLASNEYFKAVKKKLVEATIITPVFKEKKGDNYKVIAIFAKKARGKMVRYIIDHEIESAEELKAFDADGYQFNPSLSKGNEWVFTRG; encoded by the coding sequence ATGATCACAATAATATCTCCTGCCAAATCTCAGGATTTCACTATCGATATCAGAACTGAAACGGCCTCTCAGCCAAACTTCCCCAAAGAAGCGGAAAACCTGATCAGTGCCCTAAAAAAATATAAAAAAGAAGATCTGATGAGCCTAATGGACATCAGCCACAATCTGGCAGAGCTCAACTTTGACCGCTACCAGAATTATCAGCCCGCTTTCAATACCGAAAATTCCCGTCAGGCATTATTGGCCTTTAAGGGTGATGTGTATACAGGCATTGATACTTCATCCCTCAGCGATGAAAATCTTCTGTTTGCTCAACAACACCTGAGAATCCTCTCTGGCCTGTATGGTTACCTTCAGCCCCTTGACCTTATTCAGCCCTACCGCCTGGAAATGAAGATCAAGCTGCCTGCAAAAGGAAAAAATAACCTTTATGAATTTTGGGATGACAGGATCACCAAAGCACTCAACAAAGACCTTAAAGCGCAGAAATCTCCTGTGTTAATTAATTTGGCCTCTAATGAATATTTTAAGGCCGTCAAGAAAAAATTAGTGGAGGCGACCATCATTACGCCAGTATTTAAAGAAAAAAAAGGCGACAACTATAAAGTGATTGCCATCTTTGCCAAGAAAGCAAGGGGGAAAATGGTGCGCTATATTATTGATCATGAAATTGAATCCGCAGAAGAGCTCAAAGCTTTTGATGCCGATGGCTATCAGTTCAATCCATCGCTGTCAAAAGGTAATGAATGGGTATTTACCCGCGGATAA
- a CDS encoding OmpA family protein — MHQPKCFLVLLLAWIAMSLNVHAQSVSSLESKAEKLYRTRQYTEAINFFEQAIEKGAQNPKTFYGLGMSYASSDNVNERIKGIPALSKALTLNADQFPRWAYLDLAKLYHLNEQIAEAQTAFSAYKKRMDVRDPKVREEAKAFEKALKNAKKFIGKARKIEVHDFGFEVNSEFTEYNPVVSADESIMAYTVLHPDAKKRTMVESIMMTTKDGLGNWKAPEAVKIETNARFNVGTAGISPDGEQMLIYMGGSSNTGDIYEVMRTNDGWTKPKSLSVVNTPTFHETTLSVTSDGKSMYFASNRPGGYGGMDIWRVDKDTNGKWGRPKNLGPKINSAADEDAPFIHPDNITLFFTSNGHETMGGNDIFRSVLRGTEWTRPENMGYPINTPADDSYFTLIADGSKGYFSSNRKGGKGLQDIYYFNMPEQEANIPLTMMKGKIVDQDGNPIKTSIKMVNKKTKESVDFVYDPNPNTGNFLIILPPGQNYDMIIESEDFMPYTINVNIPNQTYFYELYQMIQLKAIKQFGVTVGQEVSVKNKFYDVEQKTKSVINSKLFKESQLVQNDSLDMYDMMDMIVASEDSVAMDYLLDLAFKVKPIDLVNFEAEDEQMDVAKRIYYYDESDLDHLEKKVVDGQEIFTLPTLSVTEEAAKYRANKQAPKVLESRFDKQLLSKKFQVFFAPNSSKMDQKYIAELKLLLEQLNKHKDLGIEIAGHASQDGDQALNEKLSNERAIEVLNYFNHRGLVRRRIKAKGYGAVKDEQVSKEKARRVDIRLVDLTMYQ, encoded by the coding sequence ATGCATCAACCTAAATGTTTTTTGGTATTGCTATTGGCATGGATAGCAATGTCGCTGAATGTTCATGCACAATCAGTGAGCTCTTTGGAGTCCAAAGCGGAAAAGCTCTATCGTACACGTCAATATACCGAGGCCATCAATTTCTTTGAGCAAGCCATTGAAAAGGGGGCGCAAAACCCTAAAACTTTTTATGGACTTGGAATGAGTTATGCTTCGTCGGATAACGTCAATGAGCGGATCAAAGGAATTCCGGCATTGTCAAAAGCACTGACGCTAAACGCCGATCAGTTCCCCCGTTGGGCTTATCTTGATTTGGCTAAACTCTATCATCTTAACGAACAAATTGCGGAAGCACAAACAGCCTTCAGTGCTTATAAAAAGCGCATGGATGTGCGGGATCCTAAGGTGAGAGAAGAAGCGAAGGCTTTCGAAAAAGCGCTGAAAAACGCAAAGAAATTTATCGGTAAGGCACGGAAAATTGAGGTGCATGATTTTGGTTTCGAGGTGAATAGTGAATTTACGGAATACAATCCTGTTGTTTCTGCTGACGAATCTATTATGGCTTATACCGTGCTGCACCCGGATGCTAAAAAACGCACGATGGTGGAGAGCATCATGATGACCACCAAGGATGGTTTAGGCAATTGGAAAGCGCCCGAAGCAGTGAAGATCGAAACCAATGCCCGGTTTAATGTTGGTACTGCGGGTATCTCTCCGGATGGCGAACAGATGCTGATTTATATGGGAGGGTCATCGAATACAGGGGATATTTATGAAGTGATGCGAACGAATGACGGCTGGACCAAGCCAAAATCGCTTTCGGTAGTTAATACCCCTACCTTTCACGAAACCACCCTGTCGGTAACTTCTGATGGCAAATCGATGTATTTTGCAAGTAATCGCCCAGGTGGCTACGGCGGGATGGACATCTGGCGTGTGGATAAGGATACTAATGGAAAGTGGGGACGCCCTAAAAATCTCGGACCGAAAATTAATAGTGCCGCTGATGAGGATGCGCCATTTATTCACCCTGATAATATCACCCTGTTTTTTACTTCCAATGGACATGAGACCATGGGAGGAAATGATATCTTCAGATCAGTACTTCGAGGAACAGAATGGACCCGTCCGGAAAATATGGGTTATCCGATCAACACACCTGCCGACGACAGCTATTTTACTTTAATTGCCGATGGCTCAAAAGGCTATTTCTCTTCCAACCGCAAAGGAGGAAAGGGGCTTCAGGATATTTATTATTTCAATATGCCAGAGCAGGAAGCCAATATTCCACTGACGATGATGAAAGGAAAAATTGTTGATCAGGATGGTAACCCGATTAAAACATCGATCAAAATGGTCAATAAAAAGACGAAAGAGTCGGTGGATTTTGTTTATGATCCCAACCCAAACACCGGGAACTTTTTGATTATTTTGCCTCCCGGACAGAATTATGATATGATCATTGAGTCTGAGGATTTTATGCCTTACACAATTAATGTCAATATCCCTAACCAGACGTATTTTTATGAACTTTACCAAATGATTCAACTGAAGGCCATCAAGCAATTTGGGGTAACAGTAGGGCAGGAAGTCAGTGTGAAGAATAAATTTTACGATGTGGAGCAAAAGACCAAATCAGTCATAAACTCGAAGTTGTTCAAAGAATCCCAACTGGTACAGAACGACAGCCTTGATATGTATGATATGATGGATATGATCGTGGCTTCTGAAGACAGCGTGGCCATGGATTATCTCCTTGATTTGGCCTTTAAGGTGAAGCCGATTGATCTGGTGAATTTTGAAGCTGAGGATGAGCAAATGGATGTTGCCAAGCGCATTTACTATTATGACGAATCAGATTTGGATCACCTGGAAAAGAAAGTGGTCGATGGGCAAGAGATTTTTACTTTGCCTACGCTCTCTGTAACAGAGGAGGCGGCGAAATACCGTGCAAATAAACAAGCGCCAAAAGTATTGGAGTCAAGGTTTGATAAACAACTTTTGAGTAAGAAATTTCAGGTGTTCTTCGCGCCAAACTCCTCAAAAATGGATCAAAAATATATTGCTGAACTGAAGTTGCTTTTGGAGCAACTGAATAAGCATAAAGACCTCGGGATTGAAATTGCGGGCCATGCCTCACAAGACGGTGATCAGGCCCTCAATGAAAAGCTGTCCAATGAACGAGCGATCGAGGTGCTGAATTATTTTAACCATCGTGGGCTTGTGCGCCGACGAATTAAGGCCAAAGGCTACGGAGCCGTTAAAGATGAGCAGGTGAGTAAAGAAAAAGCCCGAAGGGTGGACATCAGACTGGTTGATTTGACGATGTACCAATAG
- a CDS encoding type IX secretion system membrane protein PorP/SprF, translated as MPINFNSMLLLKPLRYLFLFGLLICGAFSAHAQDPQFSQFYAAPLYLNPGFTGNTQMTRFGLNYRNQWPSLPGSFVTYSAYVDHYIDDYNSGIGLLAVGDQIGLGSVSSNMIAMTYAYQLPISRNLSFRPGVQLSYTSQNANYSNLVFGSQIDPGTGEILPPGQGIDPSLTGVNNGFMDLGLGGVLYSKSAWLGVSAYHLLQPNLSAIDNSDDKLPMKFSAHGGYRFVISKKAGRGYSARDYAITPTFQYKLQGKFDQLDLGLYAHLSPIVLGLWYRGIPVRTTGDHNNSDSMVGLVGFEWNGFNFGYSYDYTISGLSSRSGGAHEVSVTYVVFLGDKRKPAKHIRQIPCPAF; from the coding sequence ATGCCCATCAACTTTAATTCTATGTTGCTATTGAAGCCTCTTCGATATCTTTTTTTGTTCGGCCTTCTAATTTGTGGGGCGTTTTCAGCCCATGCCCAGGATCCGCAGTTCAGCCAGTTTTATGCGGCTCCGCTGTACCTGAATCCCGGATTTACCGGCAATACCCAAATGACCCGTTTCGGTCTAAATTACAGAAACCAGTGGCCTTCATTGCCCGGGAGTTTTGTAACTTATTCCGCCTATGTTGATCATTATATTGATGATTATAACAGTGGGATTGGATTGCTGGCCGTTGGCGACCAAATAGGGCTCGGCTCGGTCAGTTCAAACATGATCGCCATGACGTATGCATATCAATTGCCGATTTCACGAAATTTATCTTTTCGCCCGGGAGTGCAGCTGTCTTATACCTCACAGAATGCCAATTATTCTAATCTGGTATTCGGCAGTCAGATAGATCCGGGTACGGGAGAGATTTTACCTCCGGGGCAGGGGATTGACCCCTCACTGACGGGGGTGAATAATGGCTTTATGGACTTGGGGCTCGGGGGAGTGCTTTATTCGAAAAGTGCCTGGCTTGGGGTGAGTGCCTATCATTTACTGCAACCCAATCTTTCCGCAATTGATAATTCAGACGATAAATTACCGATGAAATTCAGTGCTCATGGTGGGTACCGCTTTGTGATCAGTAAAAAAGCGGGCCGCGGGTACTCGGCTCGGGATTATGCCATTACGCCAACTTTTCAGTACAAATTACAAGGGAAATTTGATCAGCTCGATTTAGGGTTGTATGCACATCTTTCGCCCATAGTTCTTGGGCTTTGGTACCGAGGGATTCCCGTAAGAACGACCGGTGATCATAATAATAGCGATTCGATGGTGGGGCTTGTAGGTTTTGAGTGGAATGGATTCAATTTCGGTTACAGTTATGACTATACCATTTCAGGACTGTCAAGTCGTTCGGGTGGAGCACATGAAGTATCCGTGACTTATGTGGTGTTTTTGGGCGATAAAAGAAAGCCTGCAAAGCACATCCGACAGATTCCTTGTCCGGCTTTTTAA
- a CDS encoding gliding motility-associated C-terminal domain-containing protein, translating to MNIRLYHLLITLLMIPSFVYAQGQSQRHWFLHNQQWDFSKGGQFPQAPQNINALNTSGNTSVAIDGFTGDWYFYTDGQNFFYRDASGATQTVNLPQKSTNNNQRVVSAPENGNVGADYLFWVNNNGNLYQYRVAIDDATNTASAPVLDPATPIKTNVGPAMTVISQVAQGNTLLYLLIQNTTDRSLALLDISDNLNELERTETYGATFQNFEWTPPTTKQIPNPADPSGQPLTIFIAGKIALTPLSANNIFFADFWFEVDPAIGADQLISKADEEVFNRDAVSFYDTEWANDSTLLVSADNAILEVDINAMVSNGNYNNILEGTGANNIKGIQMGPDGFIYFLHGGNQLGRLRTTDDGRIIDRFIDINHTFGNGSAVSNNADQFPQFAPPRVENIQVALIPTDETICDKQKNQLHAEVTRNGAPISADNYFWLDDIGIAGVIPTFTPQDAPSGNANIAVEVGGVIYTGGGTYNTAQNELDENSIIKDTSQDLSQQQGGGGQGGGGGGNAVGMRYVQDTLMCAPPFVAWANDSNIDAVYWYNRSQNPSDSIMDPGNYWVKAYSGGCHVTATVQVRMIKEEDGGGYVNDTTQMDNIGQWYFGNTPGLDFNTDKFGDQAPQPITAEGLNMSAEDDVETVYDANGRAFFVTDGDRLWIATDTSGTNFQEVTGLKIGGDAQLGSSVAVVPVPEDDTKYYVFATKKKDNTPAESREYEVRYSLIDIATFDQNTRSIVIKAIANDILLMESASRRLISDNNYLIAHEYNNSNFRVFPVSAQGLGNPVISSVGRSHTDELLVNYGEIGIFDIPDVGQVTKVALAVKDENDGKNYLDLFDLNPKLNDYDSTLVTGDSAPAYIPTVGEDMLYNPIAVPLGEDALEAYGLEFNGNFVMVSLKGNGNSKVFGASLDYPIFRENAQDELKSEAEQINAIIKTTSDAGGTIGEISTAPNNTIYIANQNSTTLKEINGIGLTEGGQLNLTISDSQLTLDSNSKLGLPAFTLQGGSGSGGEPSLEAEDVCLGDSATFSLNMGDYYTTAPNYTLEWSFGDGNSAVIDSTTEATHLYANADTYFYIVNWKNHCSTGNYSFNPVLTDTITINPAVPDDQWGVLDGEKICQDKEFTAFIGDDTGFSISWENRGLPVFDTNTIQVDTENELFHNEFFLIKVEDPNGCLAEKEVFFESPLVDAGFPDSTYCKGTSDVILSSGISVLYDYRWAVENNPANTPNYGPKENKNTFPVDTDVPGDFVYYMEVTDPDDPTCMVEISAAIKVVDIYDEEPTITDATSCGDLGEAVFQQGNIPFDRLTFLWSPDAVNQTQASASTVTFEAESGGYTATLTDNLYKCETVVPVNIGNDDITFTLSIEENCSSANYGKITINGLADPGTYTIALKNVTTGDSTIVAINNILATNPGDYQVVAFKTATPSCQSAEGIKLKEPDLNLALSSEDLKGCIDTQGVAFNVSASGSDFSATSTFSGTYLPDNSTIVLQDGENFLTNENADSLMVTVKSNQCEVSKSIPVEISAGPEDFNIDRQGDKCDGEITLTADQPDYSYSWKDPLNNIVAQGATFIATVNAEVGDYTITARDKATGCTTEKTENIEIAQKIGLALTGKTRCEGSDEPINVASNTDSKFNEELSYEWFEGILPNGNKLNDSENTINYTGADSVVYLIATSTASQCKDTATFNILELKATLINPQVLGINPAYCFFDDEQIPLDSVIYPGKFETYEWFNLDNNNVISIEPALPIDENEDLIGQIEGTFNNAAGCPATMVFNVINRCTPTVVFPNAFAPKGNFTGDKAERGKIFSVEYEKNLDPNKFVIEIYNRWGEKIFRSDDYITFKEDGWDGFDRSGKEMPAGAYSYVVRFGSITENSPIEEKRGSVLLIR from the coding sequence ATGAACATCCGCCTATACCACCTGCTCATCACCTTACTGATGATCCCCTCATTTGTCTATGCACAAGGGCAAAGCCAACGCCACTGGTTTCTTCACAACCAGCAATGGGATTTCTCCAAAGGAGGACAATTCCCTCAGGCGCCGCAAAATATCAACGCCCTCAACACCTCGGGAAACACCTCCGTGGCCATTGATGGGTTTACTGGCGACTGGTATTTCTATACCGATGGGCAAAACTTTTTCTACAGGGATGCCTCCGGAGCCACACAAACCGTGAACCTGCCTCAGAAATCCACCAACAACAATCAGCGGGTGGTCTCGGCGCCTGAAAATGGAAATGTTGGGGCTGATTACCTGTTCTGGGTCAATAACAATGGCAACCTTTACCAGTATCGCGTAGCAATTGATGATGCCACCAATACGGCTTCCGCTCCTGTGCTCGACCCGGCAACGCCTATCAAAACCAATGTAGGCCCTGCCATGACGGTTATTTCTCAGGTGGCGCAAGGCAACACCCTCCTGTATCTGCTGATACAAAACACCACGGACCGCTCATTGGCCTTGCTTGACATTTCAGATAATCTAAACGAATTAGAACGAACTGAAACTTACGGTGCGACCTTCCAAAATTTTGAATGGACACCACCCACCACCAAGCAAATTCCAAACCCTGCCGACCCTTCAGGGCAACCGCTAACGATCTTTATTGCCGGTAAAATCGCCCTCACTCCCCTGTCAGCAAATAATATTTTCTTCGCTGATTTTTGGTTTGAGGTGGATCCTGCTATCGGTGCAGATCAGCTGATCTCCAAAGCCGACGAGGAAGTATTCAACAGGGATGCAGTCAGTTTTTATGACACCGAATGGGCGAATGACTCTACCCTGCTTGTTAGTGCGGACAATGCTATTTTAGAGGTGGACATTAACGCCATGGTCAGCAATGGGAATTATAACAATATCCTCGAAGGAACAGGCGCAAACAATATTAAGGGGATTCAGATGGGGCCCGATGGTTTCATCTATTTTCTACATGGTGGTAATCAGCTCGGCCGACTGCGCACCACAGACGACGGCCGGATCATCGATCGTTTCATCGATATCAACCACACTTTTGGCAATGGCAGTGCGGTATCCAATAATGCAGATCAGTTTCCGCAATTTGCCCCTCCACGTGTTGAGAACATTCAGGTCGCTTTAATCCCAACAGACGAAACCATCTGCGATAAACAAAAAAATCAATTACATGCTGAAGTTACGCGCAACGGTGCACCCATCAGTGCCGACAACTATTTTTGGCTGGACGACATTGGTATTGCCGGAGTAATCCCCACTTTCACGCCACAGGATGCCCCCTCGGGCAATGCAAACATTGCGGTAGAGGTTGGCGGCGTGATCTACACTGGAGGTGGCACTTATAATACCGCGCAGAATGAGCTCGATGAGAACAGCATTATCAAAGACACCAGTCAAGACCTGAGCCAGCAACAAGGCGGAGGAGGCCAAGGCGGTGGCGGCGGTGGAAATGCCGTAGGGATGAGATATGTACAGGATACCCTGATGTGTGCACCGCCTTTTGTTGCTTGGGCCAATGACAGCAATATTGATGCGGTGTATTGGTATAATCGAAGCCAAAACCCGAGCGACAGCATTATGGATCCAGGCAATTACTGGGTAAAAGCCTATAGCGGCGGTTGCCATGTAACTGCAACGGTACAGGTCAGGATGATCAAAGAGGAAGATGGCGGTGGCTATGTGAATGACACCACGCAAATGGACAATATCGGCCAGTGGTATTTTGGAAATACACCTGGGCTGGATTTTAATACAGACAAATTTGGCGATCAGGCACCACAACCCATCACGGCTGAAGGTTTAAACATGAGCGCTGAAGATGATGTAGAAACCGTTTATGATGCCAACGGACGGGCATTTTTTGTTACTGACGGTGATAGGCTGTGGATAGCTACGGATACCTCAGGCACCAACTTTCAAGAAGTGACCGGCCTGAAAATTGGTGGAGATGCCCAGTTGGGGTCATCTGTTGCTGTGGTTCCTGTTCCAGAAGACGACACCAAATATTATGTTTTCGCCACCAAAAAGAAAGACAACACCCCTGCGGAAAGCCGAGAATATGAGGTACGCTACTCCTTAATTGATATTGCAACTTTCGACCAAAACACCCGCTCCATTGTGATTAAGGCGATTGCAAATGATATTCTGCTGATGGAAAGTGCTTCACGGCGACTGATCAGCGATAATAATTACCTGATCGCTCATGAGTACAACAACAGTAATTTTCGTGTTTTCCCCGTTTCGGCGCAAGGGCTCGGTAATCCCGTGATCAGCTCTGTTGGCCGAAGCCATACCGACGAGCTATTGGTCAACTACGGTGAAATTGGGATTTTCGACATTCCTGATGTTGGTCAAGTTACAAAGGTGGCCCTCGCCGTTAAAGATGAAAACGACGGAAAAAACTACCTGGATCTTTTCGATTTAAACCCCAAGCTGAATGATTATGATTCTACCTTGGTTACTGGCGACAGTGCCCCCGCCTATATCCCTACTGTTGGTGAAGATATGCTTTACAATCCAATTGCTGTTCCTTTGGGAGAAGATGCACTCGAAGCCTACGGTCTTGAATTCAATGGAAATTTTGTGATGGTTTCCCTGAAAGGCAATGGAAACTCCAAAGTTTTTGGGGCAAGTCTCGACTACCCTATTTTCAGGGAAAATGCACAAGACGAGCTGAAATCCGAAGCAGAGCAAATCAATGCCATCATCAAAACCACCTCGGATGCTGGCGGAACGATTGGAGAAATATCTACAGCACCCAACAACACTATTTATATTGCCAATCAAAACAGCACGACCCTTAAAGAGATCAATGGTATAGGCCTCACAGAAGGTGGGCAACTTAACCTGACCATCTCAGATAGTCAGCTCACCCTGGATTCAAACAGCAAACTGGGACTGCCGGCATTTACTTTACAGGGCGGATCGGGATCGGGAGGCGAACCATCCCTTGAAGCGGAGGATGTTTGCCTTGGAGATTCGGCCACTTTTTCCCTAAACATGGGGGATTACTATACCACCGCACCAAATTACACCCTTGAGTGGAGCTTCGGCGATGGTAACAGTGCCGTGATTGATTCCACCACGGAAGCAACACACCTTTACGCCAATGCCGACACCTATTTCTACATCGTCAATTGGAAAAACCATTGCAGTACTGGAAATTACAGTTTCAACCCTGTTTTAACCGACACCATCACGATCAACCCTGCCGTTCCTGACGATCAGTGGGGAGTGCTTGATGGCGAGAAAATTTGTCAGGACAAAGAATTTACTGCCTTTATTGGTGATGACACTGGGTTTTCTATCAGCTGGGAAAACCGAGGGCTCCCAGTTTTTGATACCAACACCATTCAGGTAGATACTGAAAATGAACTTTTCCATAATGAATTTTTCCTCATCAAGGTAGAAGATCCCAATGGTTGCCTTGCGGAGAAGGAAGTCTTTTTTGAATCTCCGCTCGTAGATGCTGGCTTCCCCGACTCCACCTATTGTAAAGGCACCTCAGATGTTATTCTGAGTTCAGGTATCTCTGTTTTATACGACTACCGGTGGGCGGTAGAGAACAACCCTGCCAACACGCCTAACTATGGTCCGAAGGAAAATAAAAACACCTTCCCGGTGGATACCGATGTTCCTGGTGATTTTGTTTACTATATGGAAGTGACCGACCCTGACGACCCGACCTGTATGGTCGAGATCAGTGCAGCTATTAAAGTGGTCGATATTTATGATGAAGAACCAACCATTACCGATGCTACAAGTTGTGGGGATTTAGGAGAAGCTGTATTTCAACAGGGAAATATTCCTTTTGACCGATTGACCTTCCTCTGGAGTCCTGATGCCGTAAATCAGACACAGGCTTCGGCCTCAACAGTAACTTTCGAGGCTGAATCTGGAGGTTATACCGCTACCCTTACGGATAATCTCTACAAATGCGAAACCGTTGTACCGGTCAACATTGGCAACGACGACATCACATTTACATTATCCATCGAGGAGAATTGTAGCAGTGCAAACTATGGAAAGATTACCATTAACGGATTAGCAGACCCCGGCACCTATACCATTGCGCTCAAAAATGTAACCACAGGAGATTCCACCATCGTTGCGATCAACAATATCTTGGCAACAAACCCTGGTGATTATCAGGTGGTCGCCTTTAAAACGGCCACGCCAAGCTGCCAGTCAGCCGAAGGCATCAAATTAAAAGAACCCGACCTAAATTTGGCCTTATCTTCTGAAGACCTCAAAGGGTGTATTGACACACAGGGTGTAGCGTTTAATGTGAGCGCTTCAGGCAGTGACTTCTCAGCCACTTCCACCTTCAGCGGGACTTACCTCCCAGACAACAGTACGATTGTGCTTCAGGATGGCGAGAATTTCCTGACCAATGAAAATGCCGACTCGCTGATGGTAACCGTAAAAAGTAATCAGTGTGAAGTGAGCAAATCAATTCCTGTCGAAATTTCGGCTGGTCCTGAAGATTTCAACATCGACCGTCAGGGGGACAAATGTGACGGTGAAATTACCCTTACAGCCGATCAGCCAGATTATAGTTACTCCTGGAAAGATCCCCTGAATAATATTGTTGCACAAGGCGCCACTTTCATCGCCACGGTCAATGCGGAAGTTGGTGATTACACCATCACGGCAAGGGATAAAGCCACAGGGTGTACAACTGAGAAAACCGAAAATATTGAGATTGCACAAAAAATTGGTTTGGCACTTACAGGAAAAACACGCTGTGAAGGGTCTGATGAACCCATCAATGTGGCATCCAATACGGATTCCAAATTCAATGAGGAACTGAGTTATGAATGGTTCGAAGGCATATTACCTAATGGCAACAAACTGAACGATAGCGAGAACACGATTAATTACACCGGCGCTGACTCTGTCGTTTACCTGATTGCTACTTCTACGGCTTCTCAGTGTAAAGATACCGCTACATTCAACATTCTTGAACTGAAAGCAACCCTGATCAATCCACAGGTGTTGGGAATCAACCCTGCTTATTGTTTCTTTGACGATGAGCAAATCCCATTGGACTCCGTGATTTATCCTGGAAAGTTTGAAACTTACGAATGGTTTAATTTAGACAATAATAATGTCATCAGTATTGAACCTGCACTTCCGATCGATGAAAACGAGGACTTGATCGGTCAGATAGAAGGAACCTTCAACAACGCTGCGGGTTGCCCCGCCACCATGGTGTTCAATGTCATCAACCGATGTACCCCGACGGTGGTTTTCCCAAATGCTTTCGCACCAAAAGGGAACTTTACAGGGGACAAAGCGGAGCGAGGGAAAATATTCTCCGTGGAGTATGAGAAAAATCTCGACCCGAATAAGTTTGTCATTGAAATTTATAATCGATGGGGAGAGAAAATTTTCCGATCTGATGATTATATCACCTTCAAAGAAGATGGTTGGGACGGCTTCGACCGTTCGGGCAAAGAGATGCCTGCTGGCGCATACTCCTATGTGGTCAGGTTTGGAAGCATCACCGAAAATTCTCCCATTGAAGAAAAAAGAGGAAGTGTGTTGCTGATCAGATAA